One segment of Marvinbryantia formatexigens DSM 14469 DNA contains the following:
- the mmsA gene encoding multiple monosaccharide ABC transporter ATP-binding protein, with the protein MAKILLEMKNITKTFPGVKALDNVNLQVEEGEIHALVGENGAGKSTLMNVLSGVYPFGSYEGDIIYDGEVCKFHHIKESEEKGIVIIHQELALIPYMSIGENMFLGNERGKKASINWDETYGEAEKYMRQVGLTESSRTLIKDIGVGKQQLVEIAKALAKNAKLLILDEPTSSLNETDSKALLDLLLKFKKEGMTCIIITHKLNEVSYVADKITVIRDGSTIETLVKGVDEFTEDRIIKGMVGREIADRFPKRHGVKIGDVNMEVKNWTVYHPVYSERKVVDNVSIKVRKGEVVGISGLMGAGRTELAKSVFGKSYGSNISGTLLLNGQEVHLKNARDAIHHKLAYVTEDRKGDGLILSNSIKTNTTLANLEGVSDGMVIDKDKEYAVAVEYKEKLKTKCPTVEQNVGNLSGGNQQKVLLAKWMFADPDILILDEPTRGIDVGAKYEIYCIINDLVAAGKSVIMISSELPEVLGMSDRIYVMNEGRIAGELTQAEATQEKIMACILKSSKGE; encoded by the coding sequence TTGGCAAAAATACTGCTGGAAATGAAAAATATTACCAAAACATTCCCCGGTGTAAAGGCACTTGACAACGTAAATCTTCAGGTGGAGGAGGGCGAGATCCACGCGCTTGTCGGCGAGAACGGAGCGGGCAAATCCACACTGATGAACGTGCTGTCCGGCGTCTATCCTTTCGGCTCTTATGAGGGCGATATCATCTACGACGGCGAGGTGTGTAAATTCCATCATATTAAAGAGAGCGAAGAGAAAGGGATTGTTATTATTCACCAGGAGCTTGCGCTGATTCCGTACATGTCGATCGGCGAGAACATGTTCCTGGGAAATGAACGCGGAAAAAAAGCTTCTATCAACTGGGACGAGACCTATGGGGAAGCTGAAAAATATATGAGACAGGTGGGACTGACGGAATCCTCCCGCACACTGATCAAGGACATCGGCGTTGGCAAGCAGCAGCTTGTGGAAATCGCAAAGGCGCTTGCGAAGAATGCGAAGCTTCTGATCCTGGACGAGCCGACGTCTTCCCTGAATGAGACGGATTCCAAGGCGCTGCTCGACCTGCTTCTGAAATTTAAAAAAGAGGGAATGACCTGTATCATTATCACGCACAAGCTGAACGAGGTTTCCTATGTAGCGGATAAGATTACCGTCATTCGCGATGGCTCCACGATTGAGACGCTGGTGAAGGGCGTGGACGAATTTACCGAGGACCGCATCATCAAGGGCATGGTCGGACGTGAGATCGCAGACCGTTTCCCGAAACGCCACGGTGTGAAAATCGGCGATGTAAATATGGAAGTGAAAAACTGGACGGTTTACCACCCTGTTTACAGCGAGCGCAAGGTGGTGGATAACGTTTCCATCAAGGTGCGCAAGGGCGAGGTGGTCGGAATCTCCGGTCTGATGGGCGCAGGACGTACCGAGCTTGCAAAGAGTGTTTTTGGAAAGAGCTATGGAAGCAATATCAGCGGAACGCTGCTTCTGAACGGACAGGAAGTACATTTAAAGAATGCGCGCGACGCCATTCATCACAAGCTTGCATATGTGACGGAGGACCGCAAGGGCGATGGACTGATCCTTTCCAATTCCATTAAGACCAACACGACGCTGGCAAACCTGGAGGGCGTCAGCGACGGCATGGTGATTGATAAGGACAAGGAATACGCCGTGGCTGTGGAATATAAGGAAAAGCTGAAAACAAAGTGTCCGACAGTGGAACAGAACGTCGGAAACCTGAGCGGTGGAAACCAGCAGAAGGTGCTGCTGGCAAAATGGATGTTTGCAGATCCGGATATTCTGATTCTGGACGAACCGACCAGAGGTATCGATGTCGGTGCAAAATACGAGATTTACTGTATCATCAATGATCTGGTAGCGGCTGGAAAATCAGTGATCATGATTTCCTCCGAGCTTCCGGAGGTATTGGGAATGTCAGACAGAATCTATGTCATGAACGAGGGAAGGATCGCCGGCGAGCTGACGCAGGCGGAGGCGACGCAGGAGAAGATTATGGCATGTATTCTGAAGTCGAGTAAAGGAGAGTAA
- the pstA gene encoding phosphate ABC transporter permease PstA, protein MKSKIQKFFVMLSAGITFAVLLFLIAYILIKGIPNLKPSLFAWNYTSENVSMLPAIINTIYMTALALLIAVPLGIFSAIYLVEYASKKNPFINVIRLTTETLSGIPSIVYGLFGMLFFVTALKWGLSLLSGAFTLSIMVLPSIMRTTEEALKAVPDSYREGSFGLGAGKLRTVFRIVLPAAVPGILSGVILAIGRIVGETAALIYTAGTVADVADSIFDSGRTLAVHMYNLSSEGLHVNESYATAVVLLVLVVAINMLSNFVARRLGSPTK, encoded by the coding sequence ATGAAGAGTAAGATACAGAAATTTTTTGTGATGCTGTCGGCGGGAATTACATTTGCGGTGCTTCTGTTTCTGATAGCATACATATTAATAAAGGGCATTCCGAATCTGAAGCCATCACTTTTTGCATGGAACTATACCTCGGAAAATGTATCGATGCTGCCGGCGATTATCAATACAATTTATATGACGGCGCTGGCGCTTCTGATTGCAGTGCCGCTGGGCATCTTTTCCGCGATTTATCTGGTGGAATACGCCAGCAAAAAAAATCCGTTTATCAATGTTATCCGTCTGACGACGGAAACGCTGTCCGGTATTCCTTCTATCGTATACGGATTGTTCGGTATGCTGTTTTTCGTAACAGCGCTGAAATGGGGACTGTCTCTTCTTTCGGGCGCGTTTACCCTTTCCATTATGGTGCTCCCCTCTATTATGAGAACGACGGAGGAGGCGCTGAAGGCGGTGCCGGATTCCTACCGGGAGGGCAGCTTCGGACTGGGCGCCGGAAAGCTGCGCACCGTATTTCGTATTGTGCTTCCGGCAGCGGTGCCGGGTATCCTGTCCGGTGTCATTCTGGCAATCGGAAGAATCGTCGGGGAAACGGCGGCGCTTATTTATACGGCAGGAACCGTGGCGGATGTGGCGGACAGCATTTTTGATTCCGGGCGTACCCTTGCCGTACATATGTACAATCTCTCCAGCGAGGGACTGCATGTGAACGAATCCTATGCGACGGCGGTCGTGCTGCTGGTACTGGTAGTTGCTATCAACATGCTGTCGAACTTTGTTGCAAGACGCCTTGGCAGTCCGACAAAATAA
- a CDS encoding substrate-binding domain-containing protein, with translation MRKMTGTILAAGMAAALAAAPVMAADINEANISVISREDGSGTRGAFIELFGVEEKNDAGEKVDNTTVDASVTNNTAVMMSTVAGNTYAIGYISLGSLNDTVKAVKIDGAEATVENIKSGEYKVSRPFNIATKDEVSEVAQDFINYILSPEGQAVVEENGYIAIDDVADYTSTGAEGKVVVAGSSSVTPVMEKLKEAYAEVNPNAEVEIQTSDSTTGMTSTIDGICDIGMASRELKDSETEAGLTSTQIAIDGIAVIVNNENPVEDLTSEQVKSIYTGETTVWGDVLQ, from the coding sequence ATGAGAAAGATGACAGGTACTATTTTAGCAGCAGGTATGGCAGCAGCTCTGGCAGCAGCTCCGGTAATGGCAGCAGATATCAACGAGGCAAATATTTCCGTAATTTCCCGTGAGGATGGTTCGGGTACAAGAGGAGCATTCATCGAGCTGTTTGGCGTAGAAGAGAAGAATGACGCAGGCGAGAAGGTAGATAACACCACCGTAGATGCAAGCGTTACAAACAACACCGCAGTTATGATGTCTACCGTAGCAGGAAATACCTACGCAATCGGATATATTTCCCTTGGTTCTCTGAACGACACCGTAAAGGCAGTAAAGATCGACGGCGCAGAAGCAACTGTAGAAAACATCAAATCGGGCGAATACAAGGTTTCCAGACCGTTCAACATCGCAACGAAGGATGAAGTAAGCGAAGTAGCACAGGATTTCATCAACTATATTCTCAGCCCGGAAGGACAGGCAGTTGTTGAAGAAAACGGTTATATCGCAATCGACGACGTAGCAGATTATACCAGCACAGGAGCAGAGGGCAAGGTAGTTGTTGCAGGTTCCTCTTCCGTAACACCGGTAATGGAGAAGCTGAAAGAAGCATATGCGGAAGTAAACCCGAACGCAGAGGTTGAAATCCAGACAAGCGATTCTACAACAGGTATGACCTCCACAATCGACGGTATCTGCGATATCGGTATGGCATCCAGAGAACTGAAAGACAGCGAAACGGAAGCAGGTCTGACATCTACCCAGATTGCAATCGATGGTATTGCGGTAATTGTAAACAACGAAAATCCGGTTGAGGATCTGACCTCTGAGCAGGTAAAGAGCATCTACACAGGCGAGACAACTGTATGGGGCGACGTACTTCAGTAA
- the pstC gene encoding phosphate ABC transporter permease subunit PstC, whose protein sequence is MKQGLLKEKIMQAVFFVAACASILAVALICIFLFANGVPAMAKIGLFDFLTGQTWKPGNNIYGILPMILGSIYVTAGAALIGVPIGILTAVFMAEYCPKQIYKPLKTATELLAGIPSIVYGFFGLVVLVPAIRALFPTKTDGMSILTAAILLGMMILPTIIGVSEAALRAVPRSYYEGALALGATKERCIFSVMLPAAKSGVIAAVVLGIGRAVGETMAVMMIAGNQPRMPKGVLQGVRTLTTNIVLEMGYATDLHREALIATAVVLFVFILIINFTVAFLNRKAEN, encoded by the coding sequence ATGAAGCAAGGCTTACTTAAAGAAAAAATTATGCAGGCGGTGTTTTTTGTAGCCGCCTGCGCCTCCATCCTGGCGGTGGCGCTGATTTGTATTTTCCTGTTCGCGAATGGCGTCCCGGCGATGGCAAAAATTGGTTTATTTGATTTTCTGACAGGACAGACATGGAAGCCGGGCAACAACATTTACGGTATCCTGCCGATGATTCTCGGCAGTATTTATGTGACAGCAGGAGCCGCGCTTATCGGTGTGCCGATCGGCATTCTGACGGCGGTCTTTATGGCGGAGTATTGCCCGAAGCAGATTTATAAACCGCTGAAAACCGCGACGGAGCTTCTTGCGGGAATCCCCTCGATTGTATATGGCTTTTTTGGACTGGTTGTGCTGGTCCCGGCTATACGGGCGCTGTTTCCGACGAAAACGGACGGCATGAGTATACTGACTGCGGCAATTCTGCTTGGCATGATGATTCTTCCGACGATTATCGGTGTAAGCGAGGCGGCGCTCCGCGCAGTGCCGCGCAGCTACTATGAGGGTGCTCTGGCGCTTGGCGCCACAAAAGAAAGATGTATCTTTTCCGTAATGCTTCCGGCGGCAAAATCCGGTGTTATCGCAGCGGTAGTGCTCGGAATCGGACGTGCGGTCGGCGAGACGATGGCGGTTATGATGATTGCCGGAAACCAGCCGCGTATGCCAAAAGGCGTTCTGCAGGGCGTGCGTACGCTGACGACAAACATTGTGCTGGAAATGGGCTATGCTACCGATTTGCACAGAGAGGCGCTGATTGCTACGGCTGTGGTGCTGTTCGTGTTCATATTAATTATCAACTTTACGGTAGCGTTTTTAAACCGGAAGGCAGAAAATTAG
- the pstB gene encoding phosphate ABC transporter ATP-binding protein PstB has protein sequence MNAIIESRDLKLWYGDHQVLKSITMDIPEHEITALIGPSGCGKSTFLKTLNRMNDLVGNVRITGEVNYNGKNIYAPDVDVTKLRKDIGMVFQKPNPFPMSIYENVAYGPKTHGIRSKAKLDEIVEESLKASALWEEVKDRLKTSALGLSGGQQQRLCIARAISVQPSVILMDESTASLDPISTGKIEDLVMELKSQYTVIMVTHNMQQAVRISDYCAFFLLGELVEFGKTKEMFAKPQNKKTEEYITGRFG, from the coding sequence ATGAACGCAATTATAGAATCCAGAGATTTGAAATTATGGTACGGAGACCATCAGGTACTGAAATCCATCACGATGGATATACCGGAGCATGAAATCACAGCGCTGATTGGACCATCCGGCTGCGGAAAATCGACTTTTTTAAAGACGCTGAACCGCATGAATGATTTGGTCGGAAATGTGCGCATTACCGGCGAAGTGAATTATAACGGAAAAAATATCTATGCTCCCGACGTGGACGTGACAAAGCTGCGCAAGGACATCGGCATGGTTTTCCAGAAGCCCAATCCCTTCCCGATGAGCATTTATGAAAATGTTGCATACGGACCGAAAACGCATGGAATCCGCTCCAAGGCAAAGCTGGATGAAATTGTGGAGGAATCCCTGAAGGCATCGGCGCTCTGGGAGGAGGTAAAGGACCGTCTGAAAACCTCAGCCCTGGGACTGTCCGGCGGACAGCAGCAGCGTCTCTGTATTGCCCGCGCAATCAGCGTGCAGCCGAGCGTGATTCTGATGGATGAGAGTACCGCGTCCCTCGACCCGATAAGTACCGGAAAAATCGAGGATCTGGTAATGGAGCTGAAATCGCAGTACACAGTCATCATGGTTACACATAATATGCAGCAGGCGGTGCGTATTTCCGATTACTGCGCGTTCTTCCTGCTGGGCGAGCTGGTGGAATTCGGCAAAACAAAGGAAATGTTTGCAAAACCGCAGAACAAAAAGACAGAGGAATACATCACCGGAAGATTCGGCTGA
- a CDS encoding response regulator transcription factor, whose amino-acid sequence MFHILVVDDDKHTRMLLQAILEEAGYTVTTADNGETALDVLDKEHIDLVVLDIMMPKMDGYEFTKTIRETNDALPILMVTAKQDAADEKQGFLVGTDDYITKPIDEEKMLLRIKALLRRAQIVSERKIVIGDVTLDYNSFTVSRKGETQVLPQKEFLLLYKLLSYPGQIFTRIQLMDEIWGSDSETGWETVTVHVGRLRRRFEGWEEFEIKSVRGLGYKAVKKV is encoded by the coding sequence ATGTTTCATATTCTTGTGGTTGATGATGATAAGCATACCCGGATGCTTCTGCAGGCGATTCTGGAGGAAGCGGGCTATACGGTAACGACGGCGGATAACGGAGAGACGGCGCTCGATGTGCTGGATAAGGAGCATATTGACCTTGTCGTGCTGGATATTATGATGCCTAAGATGGACGGCTACGAATTTACAAAGACTATCCGGGAGACGAACGATGCGCTCCCCATCCTTATGGTGACGGCAAAGCAGGATGCTGCAGATGAAAAGCAGGGCTTTCTTGTGGGAACCGACGATTATATCACCAAGCCGATTGACGAGGAAAAAATGCTGCTGCGCATCAAAGCGCTGCTGCGCCGGGCACAGATCGTCAGCGAGCGCAAAATCGTGATCGGAGACGTGACGCTGGATTACAATTCTTTTACGGTGTCCAGAAAAGGCGAAACGCAGGTGCTTCCCCAAAAGGAATTTCTGCTGCTGTACAAGCTGCTCTCCTATCCGGGGCAGATTTTCACGCGCATCCAGCTCATGGACGAAATATGGGGTTCGGACAGCGAAACGGGCTGGGAGACCGTGACCGTCCATGTCGGCAGGCTCCGCCGGCGTTTTGAGGGATGGGAAGAATTTGAAATAAAGTCCGTGCGTGGTCTTGGATATAAGGCGGTGAAAAAGGTATGA
- the mmsB gene encoding multiple monosaccharide ABC transporter permease: protein MNSAKVRDFITKYTMIIVLVLVTLFFTWGTQGKILFPQNITNLISQNAYVFVLATGMLLCILTGGNIDLSVGSVVCFVGAVGGVLMENMGVPVFVAVILMLLLGALIGAWQAFWIAFFRIPPFITTLSGMLVFRGLSNVVLGGKTLPIKSETFTVLFGGGANCYVPDFLGGGEGLNRVAMAAGIIACLIYIFVTVRGHMNRKKKGYETGNVAAMYIKMIIICAVIMFLTVKLAQHKGIPTSLVWVLIVVLIYGYITSKTTIGRYFYAVGGNEKATKLSGINTDMVYFIAYTNMGFLSALAGMLTIARLTSAQPTYGQNYEMDAIGSCFIGGASAYGGIGTVPGVIVGALLMGIINQGMSIMGTDQNMQKVVKGLVLLAAVIFDVVSKKKSS, encoded by the coding sequence ATGAATAGCGCAAAAGTAAGAGATTTTATCACAAAATATACCATGATAATTGTATTGGTGCTGGTAACACTGTTCTTCACCTGGGGCACACAGGGAAAGATTCTGTTCCCGCAGAATATTACAAACCTCATTTCACAGAATGCTTACGTGTTCGTTCTGGCAACCGGTATGCTGCTCTGTATCTTAACCGGCGGTAACATCGACCTTTCCGTTGGTTCCGTTGTCTGCTTCGTCGGTGCGGTAGGCGGTGTTCTTATGGAAAACATGGGCGTTCCGGTTTTCGTTGCAGTCATTCTGATGCTGCTCCTCGGCGCTCTGATCGGCGCATGGCAGGCGTTCTGGATCGCGTTCTTCCGCATCCCGCCATTCATCACCACACTGTCCGGTATGCTTGTGTTCCGCGGACTTTCCAACGTCGTGCTCGGCGGTAAGACGCTTCCGATTAAATCGGAGACCTTCACGGTTCTGTTCGGCGGCGGCGCAAACTGCTACGTTCCGGATTTCCTCGGAGGCGGAGAGGGACTGAACCGCGTAGCGATGGCGGCAGGTATTATCGCATGTCTGATTTACATATTCGTGACGGTGCGCGGTCATATGAACCGTAAGAAAAAAGGCTACGAGACAGGAAACGTGGCGGCAATGTATATCAAGATGATCATCATCTGCGCAGTGATTATGTTCCTCACTGTGAAGCTGGCGCAGCACAAGGGTATCCCGACTTCTCTGGTATGGGTTCTGATTGTAGTGCTGATTTACGGTTATATTACAAGCAAGACGACTATCGGACGTTATTTCTATGCGGTCGGCGGCAATGAGAAAGCGACAAAGCTTTCCGGTATCAATACCGACATGGTTTACTTTATCGCGTACACCAACATGGGCTTTCTTTCAGCGCTGGCAGGTATGCTCACCATCGCGCGTCTGACCTCCGCACAGCCCACCTACGGGCAGAACTATGAAATGGACGCTATCGGCTCCTGCTTTATCGGCGGTGCTTCCGCATACGGCGGAATCGGTACTGTGCCGGGCGTTATCGTCGGCGCGCTGCTCATGGGTATCATCAACCAGGGTATGTCCATCATGGGTACTGACCAGAACATGCAGAAGGTTGTAAAAGGTCTTGTACTTCTGGCGGCGGTTATCTTCGACGTTGTATCAAAGAAGAAATCTTCATAA
- a CDS encoding sensor histidine kinase has protein sequence MKKEERRRRFALTVLVSLFVFIIIAVAGILAGLLVYLMIRLGIIKTVGGRPEAGTIFLLLPIASTLIGVLFTLLTGRISLRPFYQLINQLNRLASGDFHTRIHFSRPISRHSVFREIEKSFNSAAEELEHTEMLRGDFINNFSHEFKTPIVSIAGFAKLLRRGNLSEAQKEEYLAVIEEEALRLSEMATNMLNLTKVENQTILTNVTSYNLSEQIRSTVLLLAEKWTQKDLEPDLDFQEYTIEANEELLKQIWVNLIDNAVKFSEPGNLISFHITEKADDLFVSISNRGTEIPEESLNRIFNKFYQADESHSSEGNGIGLAIVKKVAELHNGDIYVTSENKRTTFTVRLPKHQPER, from the coding sequence ATGAAAAAAGAAGAGCGCAGACGGCGCTTTGCTCTCACCGTACTGGTCTCCCTGTTTGTATTTATCATTATAGCCGTTGCCGGAATCCTTGCCGGCCTGCTCGTGTACCTCATGATTCGGCTCGGCATCATCAAAACCGTCGGCGGACGCCCGGAAGCCGGCACCATATTCCTGCTGCTCCCGATAGCCAGCACCCTTATTGGCGTCCTGTTTACCCTGCTGACCGGAAGGATTTCCCTGCGGCCATTTTATCAGCTCATCAATCAGCTCAACCGGCTGGCAAGCGGAGATTTCCACACCCGGATTCATTTTTCGCGCCCCATATCCAGGCATTCTGTTTTCCGGGAGATTGAAAAGAGCTTTAATTCCGCAGCAGAAGAACTTGAACACACCGAAATGCTGCGCGGCGATTTTATCAACAATTTTTCTCATGAATTTAAGACGCCCATCGTCTCCATCGCCGGTTTTGCAAAGCTTCTGCGGCGCGGAAATCTTTCGGAGGCGCAAAAAGAGGAGTATCTCGCCGTCATCGAGGAGGAAGCGCTGCGCCTTTCCGAAATGGCGACCAATATGTTAAATCTGACAAAAGTGGAAAACCAGACGATTCTGACAAATGTTACATCTTATAATTTATCGGAGCAGATACGCTCGACCGTTCTTCTGCTGGCGGAGAAATGGACGCAGAAGGACCTGGAGCCGGACCTCGATTTCCAGGAATATACGATAGAGGCAAATGAAGAGCTTTTAAAACAGATATGGGTAAATCTCATTGATAATGCCGTGAAGTTCTCAGAGCCGGGCAATCTGATTTCCTTTCACATCACAGAAAAAGCAGATGACCTTTTTGTTTCAATCTCCAACCGCGGCACAGAAATCCCGGAGGAAAGCCTCAACCGGATTTTCAACAAATTCTACCAGGCGGACGAATCGCATTCCTCGGAGGGAAACGGCATCGGACTGGCTATCGTGAAAAAGGTTGCTGAGCTGCACAACGGGGATATTTATGTGACAAGCGAGAACAAAAGAACCACCTTTACCGTCCGTCTGCCAAAGCATCAGCCTGAGCGGTAG